From Actinoplanes oblitus, a single genomic window includes:
- a CDS encoding SAM-dependent methyltransferase gives MTRTELAAAVNQAIDELFPDQNNKADEVDGRWIGALERGDHSWPSVKRRAGLRDALGVSTDADIGLHIARGQNLAGATGLPRQPAVIDTSTPHPARRYNYWLGGKDHFAADRESGDAIAAAFPTVPTGARENRAFLRRVVRYLARNGIRQFLDIGTGLPVPDNTHEIAQRISPLSRVLYVDNDPIVLTHARALLTGDPRGRTGYLQADLHDPQSILTSVELRETLSLDEPVGLLLVSVLPFLHDDNQVLAIVRQLLDALPSDSYLAVSHFTMDYVTGAARAAYQKMYDEGRADARARPEATFRQFFQGLDLIEPGIVSVNDWHPEDLDNPNRPSAADLFNHAAVGRVP, from the coding sequence ATGACACGAACTGAACTCGCCGCCGCGGTCAACCAGGCTATCGATGAGTTGTTCCCTGATCAGAACAACAAGGCCGATGAGGTCGACGGACGATGGATCGGAGCTCTTGAGCGAGGTGACCACAGTTGGCCGTCAGTCAAACGCCGTGCTGGCTTGCGTGATGCCCTGGGCGTCTCTACCGATGCAGACATCGGGTTGCACATCGCTCGTGGTCAGAACCTTGCTGGTGCAACCGGTCTGCCGCGCCAGCCGGCCGTCATCGACACGTCAACCCCGCATCCGGCGCGGCGCTACAACTACTGGCTAGGCGGTAAGGACCACTTCGCGGCCGATCGAGAGTCCGGCGACGCGATCGCTGCAGCTTTCCCTACGGTGCCGACAGGGGCACGTGAGAACCGGGCTTTCCTGCGCCGTGTTGTCCGTTACCTAGCACGGAACGGTATACGGCAGTTCCTTGACATCGGCACCGGTCTGCCGGTTCCAGACAACACTCATGAGATCGCGCAGCGGATCTCGCCCTTGTCTCGGGTTCTTTACGTAGACAACGATCCGATCGTGCTTACTCACGCTCGGGCCTTGCTGACAGGTGATCCGCGTGGCCGCACTGGTTACCTGCAGGCCGACCTGCATGACCCGCAATCGATTCTGACAAGTGTCGAGCTTAGGGAGACGCTGAGTCTCGATGAGCCGGTGGGCCTGCTGCTTGTCTCGGTTCTGCCCTTCCTCCACGACGACAACCAGGTGCTGGCTATCGTAAGGCAGCTTCTCGATGCATTACCTTCCGACAGCTACCTTGCCGTCAGTCATTTCACCATGGACTACGTGACAGGCGCGGCCCGAGCGGCTTACCAGAAAATGTATGACGAGGGTCGCGCCGACGCGCGAGCGCGACCAGAAGCAACCTTTCGCCAGTTCTTTCAAGGTCTTGATCTTATCGAGCCAGGGATCGTGTCAGTCAATGACTGGCATCCCGAGGATCTTGACAATCCGAACCGGCCGAGCGCTGCTGACCTGTTCAACCACGCTGCCGTAGGTCGCGTGCCGTAG
- a CDS encoding helix-turn-helix domain-containing protein, giving the protein MTVFVADSVGLAHQERYTQAADVLSWAPRMGGDEPAMDLSSSEDRDPDSGLSFGRRLRRARMQRRWTQLQLARRMGEVAAKHGGTAGSRSLIEMISKWENGIRKPSQYNMHLLAAALDVDVASLGLPVDPDFFW; this is encoded by the coding sequence GTGACCGTATTCGTGGCCGACTCGGTCGGGTTGGCCCATCAGGAGAGGTACACGCAGGCCGCTGACGTCCTGAGCTGGGCGCCGCGCATGGGGGGAGACGAACCGGCGATGGACTTGTCCAGCAGCGAGGACCGTGATCCGGACTCTGGACTGAGCTTCGGCCGCCGGTTGCGAAGAGCTCGGATGCAGCGGCGGTGGACGCAACTGCAGTTGGCCAGACGTATGGGGGAGGTCGCGGCTAAACATGGTGGTACGGCAGGGTCGCGCTCGCTGATCGAAATGATCAGCAAGTGGGAAAACGGGATCAGGAAGCCGAGCCAGTACAACATGCATTTGTTAGCAGCCGCGCTTGATGTTGACGTCGCCAGCCTCGGGTTGCCAGTAGATCCCGACTTCTTCTGGTAG